The window TAAGATCGCCACTGTCCGTCCCAGCAATAAATGGCTTATGGGACAAGCTTCTTGAGGTCGGAGCCGGGGAGACAACTGTCATCTTCACGCCTTATGGAGGAGTTCTGGACAATTATCCAGAATCCGCCATTCCATTTCCCAACAGAGCTGGAACATTGTTCATGATTTACGCGAGGGTTCTGTGGGTTGGGAACACAACACAGAAGTTGGAATGGATACGAAGCCTACATGATTACTTGACACCGTATGTTTCAAGCAACCCGCGAAGAGCTTATTATAACTACGATGATCTTGATTTGGGCGCAAACCCTGCCACTGGCATCATCAGCAACATAGCTGCCCGTAGCTGGGGAAGCTCGTACTTTAATGAGAACTTCAATCGGTTAATTGCAATAAAAACACTGGTCGATCCGCTCAACTTCTTCAGACATGAGCAGACAGTCCCGCCATTTTCACTCATACAAGAGATGTGATCGAGTCAGCTCAACCACCTGATTTGCTTGTTCGTATTGAATCtcgtaataataaaatttagctAGAGCTACTGCATGCTTGTCTAGCTAGATCTCGTTTGTTGCTATCTTTGTGTGCTGGATCTTTATGTTATAGTTAATGATCCATCTTATTGTATCAGGGCCTGTACTGTAACACTCTATTTCGAATAATGAGATTTCTCGTCTCCTGATATTTACACGCGTAAACCTTATTTCAATCTTAGGCCACATTTTCGGGTTCGAACTTTGAAATTTCTGTTCATCTTACATGAAACTATATAACAACTTCTTGCATCAGGTTCTCTGCATATTTCAAATGTATAATTACTTCTTTTCCACTTCCCcgatatttttcatccacatTCATAATTCGTCGCCATACAAAAGTCTTGCGAAGAAAAATGAACCAATGTCAACGAATCAAATTGACATGGTTCTTTTACCTGCTCTACTATAAAATTGGATTTTCTTGTCGCTGTTAGAGTAATCCTTACACGGCTTTGAAATAATGTAGTCGTGATTCTCTTTTTCTGGGGGACGGTAGCTATACCTGGTTTCAACCTTGATTGATATTGCGAGAAACATATACTGCAtttcttttttcatatttaaatcaATACATCAAAATCTAGCCGGTGGAAATTTAGAATACTCTTTTCCAGAATCAGATAATTTAAGAGGATGCAATCTTATTGAAAGAACAAGTAGCCTAATTGACCATTAAGTATGTTCTATGTTCTATTCAAGACTGGTAGTTGGCAAATGGTACTTGGAATTTTACTGCTATACATTATTCAAACGTTTGGGGTTAGCTTtcattatcaaaattttaataaataatgtttAGAGATTCACCAATCACATCTATAAAAATGGTTCCAGATATCATTTGAAAACAAGATTTTAAGTTGGGTTTATACTAAAGTAACGAAACGtaacatcgtgtagcgttttgggtaaaataaatatttttcattttttaaagttaaaaaacgCTACTTAATAGTATTTTGGGTTTAAAACGCTACTTTAAATTGTGTTTTGAGTGTAAAACACTACTTTATCTTGTGTTAccgatttttctttatttttaaagttCAAAATGCTACTTAGAGTGGTACAAAACACAATTTCATCCTGGAttaccaaattttttttttttttaaaaataaaaaagcaatCAAACTGTCCAACACTATACTATGTTGCGTTTTGATAACTTCTTAGCTAACGCGTCTTGTTGTTGTGATATTTGGGATATTTTTTCGGATGATgatatttgggacaattttaattttaaattatgatattgTGGATCTTCTCTTATAAATTTTGGGTCAATGCAAGTAATGAAAATGATCGATTGAGCTTGTTACCTAACGCTCTTTGGTCGATTAGTGCCACCATCATTGTACTCGGAttcttaaattttataacttgtcAACGTGTAGTATTTTATTTCTGCTATTGGTTGTTAAATTAATATGTGAGGCAAGCAACAAAGCCAAATTAATATGCAGGCTCCCCGTTTAGTTGTTAACTGAAGAGAAATATTGATTAAGGTTCAATGTTTTCTGCTAGTTTTAGATATAACACTAATGATCTCAATACAATGGCCACATGAATATCTCTGTGTAGCATTATACCCGTAAATTTAATCTTTTTGCACTCGTTCTGATATattggaaaaagaaaatcttaagaGTATATATGCGGTGGTCCTTAGAGCATGGGCAGCGGGAGAGCCCAAGTCTCTTATTTTTGGGTCCCATTAAATTGCCACATAAGCGAAAGAGGAACTTGGGTGATTTAGCTCCAATGGATGATTGTAGCCTAAGTACTGCTGgtgttattttatcgtatataatattatgtcaTTAACTGTTTGAATCAATCCAGaatgtttaaataaaataagatatgaTATAAAAGTCAAGACTGCAGAAATGGCCAAGACCCAGCTTCGCGGGACCGGACCGCTTTTTCTCATTTGCTCCAACGCTGAATTTGTGATGGGAATCCTTTTCACGGGATCCAATGCAAGAGTTAGGCCTgcgttggagttgctcttaggaATTCAGGATACAAAATTCAGTAATTCCAAAAACTCAAGAGGTAAGAAATTCATAGCTTAACGGATGAAGTGCCGTAACTGCCCATATGTTCCAATCAAACACTGCAGTACAGTTATGGGGGAAAACATTTGATGGTTCCAGGCTCCATCATGCAACATTGAAGCACGGCCTAAAAAAAGAGGAACGCCCAACTCAAAACTCTCTTTTAGAAAAGCAGAGATGGATGGGATGAGGATAAATGATGTAGACTATTATCAAACTATTTTagttatcaaaatttaaataaatcttaagtaTTCCTGCTGATCTCGCCGGAATCGCAATAATCATGTGAACTTATAATTCTCTTGATGAACTCTTTTACAAAAAATCTCTGATATTATAACCGTGATATTATAACCAATTCATAATTAATGATAATTATGTGAGCTTATAATTCCCAATGTTAATGGACTTTTTCGCAAGAAACCTCTattgaaattgatatataaCCAATTCATCGATGTAATAACAATATTTATGCctacattttaaaaaatatatattatatcatatacAACATCAGCATAAAAGGTTATTCTAAtaagtaattaaatatttcagtgatattgtttaaaaaaaatatttcagggatattaaatgaaataattatattataaaacgtaccaaaattcccatgtactatttttttatttactttcaTGAATAGCGCCAGATTTCCTGAAAAACACCCCATCCACCATATCATATCTTGTATCctgtaaaataaataacaaatctCATACTTCAAATACTGTACCAAGCCCATGTCCTCCCAATTTCGTATACAATTTTTCAAACATACTGAACTTAACCACAATTCCTACTCGCATaacaaagaagtgttaggattctCATCCTAAACAACTCGGGAGCATGCAAATAAGAACTTTGACACATAACCAGGCTCTTGCCGTCAGAGCATGCTCTGTTCTGTGTGCACCTTATTTCCCTCCGTTTTCCCACCTCATTTTCCTCCATCGCCTGCCTCATTGCCACCTTCGCCCTTCTCCTTCTCACTTTACCTTTCCAGCATACAGCATTGAAGCACATCCATCTAAAAGAAAACATAAATTGAGCTCTAGAGAATGATCCTCAATAATCTAAAATCACCATTATATCGTATCTTTTGAATCCAGTTGGTTTGCATTGGCATCATCACCGTATTCAGATGTAGAGCTTGCATCTGTCTCCTTGTCCGGGCAATCTATTTGTACACATTCTTCAACCGAGTCTATATCTCGACTCCTCTGTGGTGAGGTCAACTCTTCTTTCTTTACGATGTTAAACATTATCCCATTGAGCATCCTTTCAGGCTGCAAAAGGTCCCCCTCCGCCACCAAAATGCTAGAATTGCTTCCGGGAACTCTGTGATCAGGGTCAACTTCTAAGCTTCTTTCTGGTGTTGTCACCCTTAGGTTTTTATAATGTGGATCCCTGCTCACAGCTTGACTCAAGGTGTTGGGAAAAGGTACTGTTCCCTGGTTAATCTTAGAATTTCTTTCCAAGTTCTGTACATAATCTACGAACTTATCAGCTGAAGCCGTCCTCATCAAGGGACCTCCAGACCTCGTCCAAGAATTGAGATCTGCAGTCTCCGATTCACTGTCACTACCATCAAGCATGTTACGGGGGCTCCGCCAATTCCGGCCAGAGGGTCCTGGAGATCCAGCTACTCCTTGATGGAGTGAGGAAGCAGCATCTTGCAAAAAGTCTTCAAGGGACCCTGTCGAGTTCTCTCGTGCCATGCAGTTCCACGAAGGAATTCTTTTGGAAGCATTAAATTTAACCGTGCTGGCTAAACCTTGTGAAGCAGCAGTGGCTCTCTCTGCACTCCTCTTTAAACGACGCATGTGATTCAGTATTGCAACACATTCATCAAGAGCTAGCTCAATTCCGCAATTGGCTTTTATGGCTGAGAGCTTCTCCCAAGTGCACCTTCTACCTTGGTTGGCTGCCTTGTGAAGCTCCGCAAGTGTAGGATTctgaataatttttgaaatctgaTAGTGGCaccaaaaaaagaagaaaaagcaGCTGTCCCATTAGCAATGGTAGTACAACCCTGATTAAGGAATTGGTAAATGCAACCACAAAATTCGTGACAAAACATATAAGTTGCTTCATATGTCATGCTCTTGCTTATAGGTCAAGGAGACCAATTCTTCTCTAATTATTCTTAAGTGAAAAGGATAATATGATTAAACATCGTACCTGAGCTAGAGTGGCAGGCATTACAACAGTGACATCACCTTCCCACTCTTGAGCAAAAAGCCTGGCAAGTCCTCCCAAGGGAAACCCAAGTTCAAGTATCTGGTTGCATCTGTGTTTGACTTCCATCTCAACTAGATGGGCGAGctgcataaaaaataaataaattaagaattaaaGTAATACCACTTCTAACGATTCTTCTGCACAAAGGCATGTAAAGTATCTAATGTGTACATTTGAATGCAATCCTGCTACACATAGACGTAACTTTGCAAAACAAATCTCAAGTGCACCTATTGTGTATACCAAACACTAACAATAAGTTTCAGACGTATTATAATGTTGTAAGATACAAAAGACTATTATaaagatataattttcattagTTTAGTGCTCATGAAAatctatatttaataatatatcttaatatattattttaaaattgaaatgaaCGATCCACAATTTGAACTTTTAAGTCAGACTTATCACCTGAGACCAATTTTTACATCTAAATATTTTTGTGACCTTGAGGAACTGTTTTGCCTCTTTACACTACTAGCAAATAAAGTGGAAGCCAAATTGAGTCATAAGAGGTTTTTAATAATCAACACATGTTGTGCGTTTGACAATCGTAGCACTCATGCTTGAGCAACACCTACAGATTAAGCATGACGCAAGagactatttatttatcttacaTGAAACATAGAGGGAGATGCTTCTACATAAAATTAAAGTAGATATGAGAAGATAGACACACCAGCCTGAGAAAACAGATGCTCACAATTAACATACCTTAGCAGCAAAGTTCCCTCCATAAGCTCTCACAACCTCTTTCAGTCTTAACAAAGGGGCAATATGAGGATTTGCCTGACTGACAATAAAATGATTGACATTAAAGAGCTCTTTTAGTTGCATCATGGGTAAATCGATCTCCAAGCTGCCATCCCTCCATCTGCGTCCAGATGCAGCTGAACCCTCTTCAGGTCCCAGATGAAATGGAGGATGATAAGGGACAATCTCCCCACTTCTATCCTTCGCCATTAGTTCTTGAGCTTCAAACAGGCCGGGAAAGGCACAAGAGGCAGTCACTGCACTCCATATAACAACATGAGGTGAAGTCAAGTAGTTGAGGCATCTAGGAGGTTCGTGTTTTCTTGGGGAGCATACTGTGATCCCTAGAACTCGACCAGTCATGTCATAAGCTTCCTGGAATGTAAGATTGTTTGTGAGAAGTCTTAACATCATCTGCAGTTGTCTGATGTCATGAACAGCACCTTGTGTCGTAACTCTCTTAAAAACTGCAAAAACCCCACCCATCTGGTCAAAAAACTCCAGGGAGCTCCAAGAATCCTCAAAAAAGCTTTGAATCTCAGGCCAAGACCTGGTAGCAATAACAGCACACATGATAGATCCCACACTCGACCCAGAAATTATGCGAGGCATAAGCTTATGCTCTACTAATGTTTTAATCACGCCAACGTGAAATGCTCCAAGTGAAGCACCCCCACTTAAAAGCAAAGCTGTCCTCCCAAAAGCATGTCTTGTCTCGTGCATAAAAGCCAGCTTCTCCTCCAACAAAAGGTCCTCTGAATCCGAGTCGCAAACAATTCTCAACTGTGTTGAAACCTCATCAATGTATTCCTTGATGAGCCTGGGAACTTGAAGCCTTCCCTTGTGAAGCTCTGGGTTGCACATATTTCCAAGATTTCTAACCAGGTCAGCACGCATGCAAAATATTATATCTCTCAGGGAACATTCTTGACGACGGTGGCGCAGCTCTTGAAGTTTATTCCTAACAAGTTCTTCATCATATAAGTTCGACTCATTCATTTTTGGTGTCTCCTTATCAAGCATCTTAGCAGCATGAGCCCATTCCTCATAAGTTAAGGCTGCTCTCATCATATTTCTCCAAAATTTTCTACGGTAAGCCATTTCAGCCTTTGTTTTTACATTAGTGTATCTTTTCAGAATGAAAGCAATTAAtgtcacaaataccaaaatgCCTTGTGGATTACGAGGATGAAGCCACGATATCATGGGTATCACATATTTCATCACACTATATTTAAGTCTATGCATAAAATATATCACCATATGTAAGAATTGGTGCCTCAAGTGTGACATTGACTTGCAAAATAATACTCTAAAAGCAATTGTCCGTCCCAAAATAGTGGAAGGCCCAATTTTGAATGAATCAACGTTGGCCTCATTACTTATATCCATATCTGGAGGAAAAATGAAAAGGGTTAGTTTCAAAATCTGATCTATCTAGAAGAAGGTAATACTAAATAAACTGAAACtaaacaaacttttttttaaagaaactgAGGCTTAAGTGCTCCAGAAGTATCTCGAATTGTGAACAAACTGAGCTGAGTCAAGGTCTGCCGTGCCGATGCTCAAAGTTGACTAGTTCAGATTTTATTGAACACAAACTAATCATGAGCCTGGCAATAGTACATATCTTAGTGACCTAAGTTTCGCAAATACCAACATTTAATAACTATCTAACAAAtgtaattacaaattttatatatgtgtaacaTTTATGACCTTTAAAAAATGTACTGTTTGCACATGAAGACATTCGGGGCAATTTCTTCGGCTTACAAGGTTACTACTACTGATTGCACCAACAAACAATAGTTTTTGGAGGTTTGTGGTCCAAGTCAGTGTACAGAGCATACACTGGATATGGATTTGGGATTGTAACTGAtgttcaaaagaaaaaagactCCAGGCTAGACCTGGATAATCACATGTATATCATGCAATGATaagttaaattaatcataaaaataatttaagttcactaaattaatttattaacatgATAAAATTAGAAAACCAAAATCCTACTAAACAAGCTTGATCATGACTAATGAGCTTAAATAATGCTGTTATCAGACCTTAACTAGCCCAGCTTTCCAACATTGGAGCCcaaagaattaatattatatcgaGCCAAATAGAAAACTGCTCACCAACTACTCTACTCCCGTACAGCACTAGAATCAAATCCTCGATAACCAACAGGGATAACAGAAGTAAACGGTTAATTCAAGTTCTACTAAAATCAAAACTTGAAAGCTTGGATGGATTATAAAGGGAAACAAAGGGGATTGAAAGATATCTGAAAGCAGTATAATATCCAAGTAACAACAATTATAAGATGCATATACAATTAACCACCACAATACAATTCGAGTCAAAATAAATTCTACAATACAATCATATAGAACTTAGAAACATATTTAggtaaaaaaaacagagaataTCAGCTAAATTTAGCAAAAGGGGATCAAATACAAGCATATAGAACTTGAAAACAGCATTATACAGAAAAATATCAGCTAAAGTCAGCATCAAATACAATCATCTAGAGCTTAAAAACGTATTGTACAGAGAAAACATAAGCTAAAATTAGCAAAAGGGGATCACAAATTTACCTCAAATGCCCAAGTTTGACCAACCGATCAGCAGTAACTTACCTAAGCTAGTGAAAACAATCTGCTAAAAATTGCTCAATTCAAAAGAATTGAAACCCGCTCGAGTTGAGAAATCAAACTTCAAAAATCCAGATAAAAATCATCTATCCACGAAGGGAACTTAGCAATCAATAAAAGCTGAAACTGAACAAACTTCGAACTGAAAACTTGTGGCAGAAAAGCAGAGATGGATGAGATAACGATAATGCTACGGTTCAGTTGCGTGAGATATGCATCCCCTTCTTCTGCCAACTTATAATAATATTCCTAGTATAAAATAATACGACTACTACAAGTTGTGTTtatttgtatgtatgtatgtccGTGCATATAAGAAAGATGGACGCGTCGTAAAGGGAGTATGACTGTATGTAACGTGTCCCATCTTGACTATGATTTATTTACAATATCcttttagatatatattttcaatattttcaaTGGAATGGATAATACTGGGTCTGGGTCTGTTGGTGATGACGCTGATTTAAAATAGACTTGCTACTGGATTATGAGATTATCTGTTGTTGATGAGATATGCAAGTTATCTGATTCGACTTTGGACTTTTGGAAGCTGGGCTACTCTGGAACAGTTTTCTCGGTTGGGTACTTGGGCTTCTATTGCATAAACATAATCTTGAGTTCATATTCTTTTCGTTTCTTAACTTATGATGGATCTGGAATTCTGGCCCAGctctatttttaattattatgtatCCTGAAACACGACGCCAAATATATATCCagcacattttttttttaaactatgaTGAGTATACGgatgatattataatatgtttttaacaaaatatattaaatatgaaaaatttagaATGAAATAATTTTTCACACGGCTTGACTCTCAAAATATATGAAttgatattatatgtatatgtatattctaatatttattgGATTGGATAAGAGTGggattaaaatatttagaaacaATAGAAGATAACCTCGTCATTTGAGCTCTAATCACACTCCAGacaatatttttaatacaaGAATTTCGATCGGATGTGCTGACATACGTGggttgaataaatattataaatggcTTTGTAACGTCATTTGATATTATTAAAGTACCGAGTTTTTAAATTTCATGAACGAAAAATCATGCTGAACCTAGTAAATTTCTGCAATAAATCACTCTTTTATAGAACACTATTTTATAGGGAGAAATTTCTCAAGCATCGTATATGCATACTAAACATTAAAATGATCTAATTAATCGGAAAAACTCTACTTAATTCAAGAATTTTTAGATCTGGATGTATTATTAACAATGTAAACTAAAATATACGACCCGAATCTCAGTTAAAATTGCCGCTAGAAGTGTGCGTAAACTATAAGTTGAGCCGTTGAGGGAACAATTGACACAACCTTTAAACCAAAAAAAACTGTGTGATttaaatacaatatattatacaatatacaatatatacaaATTCTTCAGGTGGTCCGATACAGTAAATCCACATAAAAACAAGAATGACTGCATCACAGTAATAGTAATCAGAATAGAACGTTATGCTACGCTGTGATTAGGGATggcagttttacccgacccgatggatacccgacccgttccgacccgattgggtctacccgaacccgatttttttggatttggatccggatctggatcttatttttggacccgaaaaagtttggatctggatctggatctcaggtatCCCGACccgagacccgacccgaaacccgaaacccgatttaaacccgatccgaacccgaaacccgataaaacccgatacaaaatattatacatgtatatacataaatacatacatacatatatgttaaatgtaaagtatatatattgaaatattatgaattattaggtatgaatcttaacattttacttaattttatatttgcaatataaaatttatatttattatatcaatattttatttttctcaattattgtgcattaaaaaatctaaatacaataaaaatgataaaatataaatgataagttgaatgattgtatacaattgagttaacatgtttcacgtgtttattgtaaTAAATGAAGCCTGTAATtcccttttttatatttctaaagttaaaaaaaaatccataatcacattttttatagatttataatttataatttgtatttaattttatttattaaaatacccgaattagacccgaacccgaaccgaaacccgaaaaaacccgacggattgggtctggatcttcatttttcAGACCCGGACCcggacccgacccgacccgaaatataatggaccgggtctggatctcaagaaacccgacccgatccgacccgttgccatccctagctGTGATTACTTCGTTGTTGGAATCTTAAATAGAGACCAGGTGTATGCATGAGATATGGATTATTTATGCGCAGTCTATCTTGACATTATGGTTTAAGGATGCAACACGAGTTAGAAAAGTAGGATTGTTGATCATTTTCTAAAAAACTATGtccctttttaaaaaaaatttattcactAGTTTGTTGATGTCCATTTCTACTTTTCTTTGCCCATCTCAGAGATGGATGACCGAAGACTTTCCTTCTTCAAAGTAAATGCTTTTTGTCATTGGCTCCACCTATCATCTTAACGTTCCAGATGATCCACACAATATTTTCTTTGAATTTCAACTTATATGTGATATTGTAACACTGATAATTTGGGTTTTGGCTCattttgcaaaaatataataagaatttagtatcaaaaatagtatatagatatgtatatttcaaaaaaattaatactaatatatcaatatattatacCTTCTTAATATTGATTTCTAAAAGAATATATGAAtatgttttttcaaattaatatctactttttgaaagaaaaaaatagcACATGTTTGGCACTTTTTCCTTCCTCCACAGACTACAATTTTACACCATCTGGCAactactaatataaaatactagtaataaagaaaaattaaagcTGTTGCCAAGTCAATAAGCCAATTTATGAAAAGTCAAATTTCAGGCATCTTCCGATTGTGATATTGAATGTCCCTCCGACAGTTACTGCTGGAATCAAAAATCAAGTCAGAAAGGAAAACGCCAATAACTATAGCCCAACACACACCTTAGGTTTCTCACCTTTGAACTCCtcaaaacataaacataaacaaatACTGCTACAAATCTCACCTCTGAGCTCATCGaaacaaaaactcaaaaacaaaaatattgcaAGAACAAGAATATAATGCTATAATACTCATCTGTCTTCATTACAAGCCTGTGCTAGTCATATAACAGTCAATTCGAAAAAACATCTTTTTTGTGTTCTTGATCTGATACCAGATCATGTCCTTGCAAGATAGAAAAGCCAAAGACAGGATCAGCCAAGATCCTGAATCTCGAGATGTTTCTAAAGAAGTTAAGGGTAAGAGGATGACATATAAATCACCAGTTCCGCGTCGTCTGAATGGCAGTAACAGAGCATCAACGGAGCCTAAGATAATGTTGAAGAAGATAAGATCGATCAAGCTTTATAAGCTTTACGGCTTGAAGAGACGGGGAACTTCACAGTTAGATTGGAAGTCTACGGATTCATCCAGCAATGATTTTAGCGACGGGAAAAAATATATTGAGGCAAGTCCTTGCATTTTTACAAGTACTATTTATTATATTggcagattgaaacccaaatcTCTTAGTACAACATCAATATCGAAAGAATAATAATCAGTAAAAGGATGATATTGTCGACATAATACAAATTTTGCCCACTTACTGAATTATCTGCCAAAGGAAGGAAACCCATACTTGTATAGATTCATATCTGTGTAGCTTCGACTTTTCTTGATGTATGAACATGCTTAACAGGTAGAAAGTGGATCTGAAGGAGAGTCATACAGTTCATCATCTGGTGGATCAACAGCAAGTATGACATTATCTCTGCATCAGAAAGAGCGAAAAAGAGAGTCCAAGTCCAAGAAGCATGCATGCCCCAGCTGTTTTAGGCCATTTGATAAGGACACAAAACCGATATTGATGGACTCTTCACAGCAGTCTTTGGAGGAAGGATCAGATGCATTACCAGATTATGCTACGCCCAACAAAGGACCAAAGAAGCAAGTTCAATCACCTCCCTCTACTTCAGACTCGAGCTTCTTTAGCAACGAGTCCAGTGAACCGAGCGTGACTGGTTCACATTTCTCCCAATCAAAATCAGCTGCTTCAAGTAAGAAATCTTTGCAAACTCTGACGAAATCATCCAGTACAAGAACTGGGGGGAATCTTAGAAAAAAGACTAGCTTCAAAATAAAAGGCTCTTTAGTGGGAAAACCCCCAAACATTGTGCAAGATTTGGGTCTTAATAGGGCTACTTGTTCCTCTACACTCAAGGATTCAAAGTTTCCTAAGCAGGTTGAACTCAAACCTGGTCAAAGTGAATCCGAAATAATTTCAGCCAAGAAGGTATGTCCCTATCATCATTGTTCCCTCCATGGCCATTCACATGCCCCTGAGCCCCCACAAAAGCGCTTCTTATTCAGAAGGAGGCGCACGGAGAGGACCCCAAAGAGTATAGAACCAAAAGGCTTATCACCAGATGCAGTAACATCTTCTGGAGGTAAAAAGAAAGCGACTCAAACTGGCAAAACATTCTCCAGCACTGAACCAGCTTCAGCAAAATCCAGTCACAGCACAAGGAGCTCTCATGTCAAAGATCACAAGACTTTAGATTCTTCAGTGACTACCATTACCAAACCAAGAATTGAGTCATACACAGGAGCAACTCTGGAAAAGGAAAATGCAACTTCAGATAGCTGTTCTGTTGAAACAAAGCAGCATATGTCCACTTCCGAAACAGAACATACACAACTAAATGGTGAAGAAGTGCATGTCTCAAGTGCTGGTATTGACATTATAGCTGCCACAATGTCAggtaaatattcatattttactGATTTACGACCAAAATTCAAGAACCCAAATTCAAAGGGAACACctaaattgactatatttttgtgCCCAGGAACCACCACAGATGAAACATCAACCTTACCACAAGTATTGACCTCAGAAGATTCTGCTGAAGCAACAAAAGATTGCATGGGGGTTTCTTCTGTAAGTTGTTGCACTTCTGAGGAACTCAGTGCCTCGAGTGAAGAGAAAGCTGGAACCTCTTATAGAGGGGCTGAACTCATTACTGATTCCATCTCACCCAGAGATAGTAAACCTAGCAAAGAAAATAACTTCAGTCCAGTCATTGATGAAGCAAGCAACACCCAAATCAAGAAAAACAACCATGTCAGCATGTGGCATATGATACATCAACAGATGGTATTAGGTTTAGCTGA of the Daucus carota subsp. sativus chromosome 4, DH1 v3.0, whole genome shotgun sequence genome contains:
- the LOC108218692 gene encoding triacylglycerol lipase SDP1, with amino-acid sequence MDISNEANVDSFKIGPSTILGRTIAFRVLFCKSMSHLRHQFLHMVIYFMHRLKYSVMKYVIPMISWLHPRNPQGILVFVTLIAFILKRYTNVKTKAEMAYRRKFWRNMMRAALTYEEWAHAAKMLDKETPKMNESNLYDEELVRNKLQELRHRRQECSLRDIIFCMRADLVRNLGNMCNPELHKGRLQVPRLIKEYIDEVSTQLRIVCDSDSEDLLLEEKLAFMHETRHAFGRTALLLSGGASLGAFHVGVIKTLVEHKLMPRIISGSSVGSIMCAVIATRSWPEIQSFFEDSWSSLEFFDQMGGVFAVFKRVTTQGAVHDIRQLQMMLRLLTNNLTFQEAYDMTGRVLGITVCSPRKHEPPRCLNYLTSPHVVIWSAVTASCAFPGLFEAQELMAKDRSGEIVPYHPPFHLGPEEGSAASGRRWRDGSLEIDLPMMQLKELFNVNHFIVSQANPHIAPLLRLKEVVRAYGGNFAAKLAHLVEMEVKHRCNQILELGFPLGGLARLFAQEWEGDVTVVMPATLAQISKIIQNPTLAELHKAANQGRRCTWEKLSAIKANCGIELALDECVAILNHMRRLKRSAERATAASQGLASTVKFNASKRIPSWNCMARENSTGSLEDFLQDAASSLHQGVAGSPGPSGRNWRSPRNMLDGSDSESETADLNSWTRSGGPLMRTASADKFVDYVQNLERNSKINQGTVPFPNTLSQAVSRDPHYKNLRVTTPERSLEVDPDHRVPGSNSSILVAEGDLLQPERMLNGIMFNIVKKEELTSPQRSRDIDSVEECVQIDCPDKETDASSTSEYGDDANANQLDSKDTI